A portion of the Pseudomonadota bacterium genome contains these proteins:
- a CDS encoding enolase C-terminal domain-like protein, whose translation MTRDLDIVRARVYAVAPRSTPPYRWSGQDGFVRVTDNILRLTARNGLEGVASNTSNVPQGQPGEPTGKADRSLFDRLNDLAPSVMSASALEREAVNDRLLRYSHDPRHLAESLIDIALWDLTAKAAGLPLHRLLGGAADRMPAYASTPVFDAVDDYVSFVGDLKARGYRAAKLHTRCDPDWDLEMVAAVDAAHGRNMRFMLDVEQRYDLDSALRVGKALAERNYLWFEAPLPDRDLDAYATLRRAVDVPVLAAGNTLTRLDDLRGGIASAAWTHLRTGPTHAGGIGPARKAMALANSHGMTVELQSYGFEGRKLACLHMALGLGNCQYFEQPVPETDYEYEMNEPPRINEAGEIAPPDGPGLGLDIDWTRVENDAFAYFDTLREAA comes from the coding sequence TTGACACGCGATCTCGATATCGTTCGCGCGCGCGTTTATGCGGTCGCGCCCAGGTCAACACCTCCGTACCGCTGGTCCGGGCAGGACGGCTTCGTTCGGGTCACGGACAACATCCTTAGACTGACGGCGCGCAATGGCCTGGAGGGCGTTGCCAGCAACACGTCGAACGTGCCGCAGGGCCAACCGGGAGAACCGACAGGCAAGGCTGATCGAAGCCTGTTCGATCGGCTGAACGACCTCGCGCCATCGGTTATGAGCGCGTCAGCTCTGGAGCGTGAAGCGGTCAACGACCGGCTGCTGCGCTATTCCCACGATCCGCGGCACCTGGCCGAATCCCTGATCGACATTGCGCTATGGGACCTTACGGCGAAGGCCGCGGGCCTACCGCTACACCGGCTGCTTGGCGGTGCCGCTGATCGCATGCCCGCTTATGCAAGCACGCCTGTCTTTGACGCGGTCGATGACTACGTCAGCTTTGTCGGCGACTTGAAGGCGCGCGGCTACCGCGCCGCCAAACTACACACCCGCTGTGATCCCGACTGGGATCTGGAGATGGTCGCGGCGGTCGATGCGGCCCACGGCCGGAACATGCGGTTCATGTTGGATGTCGAACAACGCTACGATCTCGATAGCGCCCTTCGTGTCGGCAAGGCACTCGCCGAACGCAATTATCTCTGGTTCGAGGCGCCCCTGCCCGACCGTGATCTCGACGCTTATGCGACGTTGCGTCGTGCGGTTGATGTGCCCGTATTGGCCGCGGGCAACACGCTGACCCGACTGGATGACCTTCGTGGCGGCATCGCGTCTGCTGCGTGGACCCATTTGCGCACAGGCCCGACCCATGCCGGCGGCATCGGTCCGGCGCGCAAAGCGATGGCGCTGGCTAACAGTCATGGCATGACAGTCGAACTGCAGAGTTATGGCTTTGAAGGTCGCAAGCTTGCTTGTCTGCATATGGCGCTCGGTCTCGGCAACTGTCAGTACTTCGAACAACCAGTCCCTGAGACCGACTACGAATACGAGATGAACGAGCCGCCACGCATCAATGAGGCGGGAGAGATCGCGCCCCCCGATGGGCCCGGCCTGGGACTCGACATCGACTGGACACGAGTCGAAAACGATGCGTTCGCATACTTCGATACACTGCGTGAGGCAGCATGA
- a CDS encoding mandelate racemase/muconate lactonizing enzyme family protein, with product MTRLDKNDLEITRVRVYVVAPDVTPPYRFTGTEDHYTMHHHVVRLTTRGGIEGASGADSGDPVDGKHAYAEAFRPIVGDVLGRSLLERDAVTAALLAKRSAPVPDPESLLDIAMWDAFGRAAGMPLFRLLGGQRERIPAYASSPVYETVEEYLDYCRLVQGLGFPAVKFHTQCDPTFDLEMTAAVSKAFDSSGLRFMVDLEQRYDFDDAVTLGRALTNMPCDWLEAPLTDTDLDGYAELRRAVGVDVLAAGNTIVELSDMAEAIERGAWSRLRCDPTNVGGIQVTMKVMALAEANGMKTELQSYGYPLSQAANLHVMLGVAGCTYFEQPVPVEHYEYACANPIRIEADGCVSAPEGPGLGLDVDWDLIEAEASLVIDTD from the coding sequence ATGACGCGTTTGGATAAGAACGATTTGGAAATCACGCGCGTGCGCGTCTATGTCGTCGCACCCGATGTCACACCGCCGTACCGCTTCACCGGGACAGAAGACCACTACACCATGCACCACCATGTCGTCCGGCTGACGACCCGTGGCGGCATTGAAGGCGCATCCGGCGCCGATTCCGGTGATCCGGTTGACGGGAAACACGCTTATGCCGAGGCCTTTCGCCCTATCGTCGGTGATGTCTTGGGTCGCAGCCTGCTCGAGCGCGACGCGGTTACCGCGGCATTGTTGGCCAAACGATCGGCGCCCGTTCCCGATCCCGAGTCGCTGCTGGATATCGCGATGTGGGATGCCTTCGGGCGCGCCGCCGGCATGCCGCTCTTCCGGCTCTTGGGCGGTCAACGCGAGCGGATCCCCGCTTACGCCAGCAGCCCGGTGTACGAAACCGTTGAGGAGTATCTCGACTATTGCCGGTTGGTCCAGGGGCTGGGTTTCCCGGCGGTTAAGTTCCACACCCAATGCGATCCCACATTCGATCTGGAGATGACAGCGGCGGTGTCTAAGGCATTCGATTCGAGCGGACTGCGCTTCATGGTCGATCTTGAGCAGCGCTATGACTTCGATGATGCGGTGACACTGGGCCGCGCACTGACCAACATGCCCTGCGACTGGCTGGAGGCGCCACTGACCGATACGGACCTCGACGGTTATGCCGAACTAAGGCGCGCCGTTGGTGTCGATGTTCTCGCCGCCGGCAACACGATTGTCGAGCTCTCCGACATGGCCGAAGCGATCGAGCGCGGCGCCTGGTCTCGCCTGCGCTGTGATCCCACGAATGTCGGCGGCATTCAGGTGACCATGAAGGTGATGGCGCTGGCCGAGGCCAACGGCATGAAAACCGAACTGCAAAGTTATGGTTACCCGCTCAGTCAGGCGGCAAACCTGCACGTCATGCTGGGCGTCGCCGGCTGCACCTATTTCGAACAGCCGGTTCCGGTCGAACACTACGAATACGCCTGCGCCAACCCGATACGAATTGAAGCCGACGGGTGCGTCAGCGCACCGGAGGGTCCAGGTCTGGGCCTCGATGTAGACTGGGATCTGATCGAAGCCGAAGCGTCGCTCGTCATCGATACGGACTGA
- a CDS encoding Xaa-Pro peptidase family protein, with product MLDQARQRTVAFQKRLADAGIDVAVMTDESSIAYLAGFWGYLSVEFGRPTFLLVRPDAPPVVVTPLMESEMVSAMTWVEAIETWEDAGARRWENVLRDALGERPGRVGIEAAALPAIVRNWFDECLPGTVLHDVSDELGAMRMIKSPEEVEVMRQTGTIAGAMMAAAEGALAEGAPEYEAALAVINAGTRAAAGFLTAKGWDAFISPMIHNLQIMQSGRDTSMVHRRASVKPLEKGDPVYFCFCNMAQFKLYKLGFDRMFFVKQVSDDAIRVQQCAIDAQQAAIGAIKPGVTAESVADAANAVYQDRGYETGYRTGRSIGMSYLEAPELKAGDTTILQPGMTFAVDGGISVDGKLGGRIGDSIVVTETGADYLTEYPREILVVDR from the coding sequence ATGCTCGACCAAGCACGCCAACGGACAGTCGCGTTTCAGAAACGGCTCGCAGACGCCGGTATCGACGTCGCGGTCATGACCGACGAGAGCTCGATCGCCTATCTCGCCGGTTTCTGGGGCTATCTGTCAGTGGAGTTCGGCCGTCCGACCTTTCTGCTTGTCCGACCCGACGCGCCGCCGGTCGTTGTGACGCCGCTGATGGAAAGCGAAATGGTGTCGGCCATGACCTGGGTGGAGGCCATCGAAACCTGGGAGGATGCGGGCGCGCGCCGCTGGGAGAACGTGCTGCGCGATGCGTTGGGCGAGAGACCCGGCCGCGTCGGCATCGAGGCCGCCGCGCTGCCGGCGATCGTGCGCAACTGGTTCGACGAATGCCTGCCCGGCACAGTGCTTCATGACGTCTCCGACGAACTCGGCGCGATGCGCATGATCAAATCGCCGGAAGAGGTCGAGGTCATGCGCCAGACCGGCACAATCGCCGGCGCCATGATGGCGGCCGCCGAAGGCGCGCTTGCCGAGGGCGCGCCGGAATACGAGGCGGCGCTCGCGGTCATCAACGCCGGGACGCGCGCGGCGGCCGGCTTTCTGACGGCGAAGGGTTGGGACGCCTTCATATCGCCCATGATCCACAATCTTCAGATCATGCAGTCCGGCCGCGACACCTCCATGGTTCACCGGCGCGCCAGTGTGAAGCCGCTGGAGAAGGGCGATCCCGTCTACTTCTGTTTCTGCAACATGGCGCAATTCAAGCTCTACAAACTGGGCTTCGACCGCATGTTTTTCGTCAAGCAGGTGTCGGACGACGCCATCAGGGTCCAGCAATGCGCCATCGACGCGCAACAGGCCGCCATCGGTGCCATCAAGCCTGGCGTGACGGCCGAATCGGTCGCCGATGCCGCCAACGCGGTCTACCAAGACAGGGGCTACGAGACCGGTTACCGCACCGGCCGTTCCATCGGCATGTCGTATCTGGAGGCACCGGAGCTCAAGGCAGGCGACACCACCATTCTGCAGCCCGGCATGACCTTTGCCGTCGACGGCGGCATATCGGTTGATGGCAAGCTCGGCGGGCGCATCGGTGATTCCATTGTGGTGACGGAAACCGGCGCGGATTATCTGACCGAGTACCCGCGCGAAATCCTGGTAGTGGATCGCTAG
- a CDS encoding carbon-nitrogen hydrolase family protein, whose product MRAGIYQGACAGLTPRERVDRLRTAIDGSDLDLVVCPELFASGYNVGELLHERAEPRGGPVMTAMGEVARAQGTAIVYGYPERDGDTVYNAAAVIGATGELVANHRKTVLPPGMEPEHFAPGDTMTVFSLDDVRCCALICYEAEFPEAVRAAAEAGVHVIVAPTALAEQWRSVAMQLMPTRAFENGVWLLYANHAGVENGARYLGASCIAAPDGSDAARAGSDEELIVADLDMERVTAMQARLPYLRDIGALRAAVRS is encoded by the coding sequence ATGCGCGCCGGGATCTATCAGGGCGCCTGCGCCGGCTTGACGCCGCGCGAGCGCGTAGATCGGCTACGCACTGCCATCGATGGCAGTGACCTCGATCTCGTCGTCTGCCCGGAACTGTTCGCCTCCGGCTATAACGTCGGTGAGCTGCTGCACGAACGCGCCGAGCCACGCGGTGGACCGGTCATGACGGCGATGGGTGAGGTTGCCCGGGCACAAGGCACCGCAATCGTCTATGGTTATCCCGAGCGCGACGGCGACACCGTTTACAACGCGGCGGCCGTAATCGGCGCGACCGGGGAACTCGTGGCGAACCACCGCAAAACCGTCCTGCCGCCCGGCATGGAGCCCGAGCACTTTGCACCCGGCGATACCATGACTGTGTTCTCTCTGGACGATGTCCGGTGCTGCGCCCTGATTTGCTATGAGGCCGAGTTTCCCGAGGCTGTGCGCGCCGCCGCCGAAGCAGGCGTCCATGTCATTGTCGCGCCGACCGCCTTGGCCGAACAATGGCGGTCGGTGGCGATGCAACTCATGCCGACCCGGGCATTTGAGAACGGTGTCTGGCTGCTCTATGCCAACCATGCGGGCGTCGAGAACGGCGCGCGTTATCTGGGCGCGAGCTGCATCGCCGCACCCGACGGCAGCGACGCGGCGCGTGCCGGCAGCGACGAAGAGCTCATCGTCGCGGACCTCGATATGGAACGCGTAACCGCGATGCAGGCCCGGCTGCCCTATCTGCGCGACATTGGGGCCCTGCGCGCTGCTGTTAGATCATGA
- a CDS encoding MFS transporter produces the protein MNLSVLGLLFVIMVDVAGQGLILPIINTLVMDPGTGLLSQSASTSERHFSFGLVIGVFYLSWFLGAVYISKLSDSIGRKNGILICLAGAFAGYVLTILAVMVGSLWLMVLGRVITGFTAGSIPIAQASLADLSDDDAIKTRNMGYSVAALSIGLVAGPILAGVLSDTALLGGIASLNLPFYAAMVLVLVAAFLIAFFFDDKLKERAPLKIGPLDVFRLLWRATQKAAVLRISFVFFFFMFVWNTCFVFVDNLLSSRFAIGTLGTSMALLVFGAALIVSSSYLVAIANDRFSKLTIVVGAGAVMLLATTAIAFAPSPAVVYVAIVPLAIGFAIGYPCLLSLYSASVDASEQGWVMGVQTALWTLGAGLTSLIGGELTAIDIRSPFFLAMGSGLLSLILIALVWRTPAVRAVLRPEQGGS, from the coding sequence ATGAACTTGTCCGTACTGGGACTGCTCTTTGTCATCATGGTCGATGTCGCGGGTCAGGGGCTGATCCTGCCGATCATCAATACGTTGGTGATGGATCCCGGTACAGGTCTGTTGTCGCAGAGTGCGTCGACATCAGAGCGCCATTTCAGCTTTGGTCTGGTCATCGGTGTCTTCTACCTCTCCTGGTTTTTGGGCGCGGTCTACATCTCCAAGCTCTCCGACAGCATCGGACGCAAGAACGGTATCCTGATCTGCCTTGCCGGCGCGTTTGCCGGTTACGTGCTGACCATCCTTGCCGTCATGGTCGGCAGCCTGTGGCTGATGGTGCTGGGACGTGTCATCACTGGCTTCACGGCCGGCAGCATACCGATCGCCCAGGCGTCGCTGGCGGACCTCAGCGATGACGATGCGATCAAGACACGCAACATGGGCTACAGCGTCGCGGCCTTGAGCATCGGACTGGTCGCTGGCCCGATCCTGGCTGGCGTCCTGTCCGACACGGCGCTGCTTGGCGGTATCGCCTCGCTTAATCTGCCGTTTTACGCTGCGATGGTGTTGGTACTGGTCGCGGCGTTCCTGATCGCCTTCTTCTTTGATGACAAGCTAAAGGAGCGGGCGCCGCTCAAGATCGGTCCGCTTGACGTGTTCCGTTTGCTTTGGCGGGCGACGCAAAAGGCCGCTGTGCTGCGCATTTCGTTCGTCTTCTTTTTCTTCATGTTCGTCTGGAACACCTGCTTCGTCTTTGTCGACAACCTGCTGTCCAGCCGGTTCGCCATCGGCACGCTGGGTACAAGCATGGCGTTGCTTGTCTTCGGCGCCGCGCTCATCGTGTCGAGTTCGTATCTGGTCGCCATCGCCAACGACCGCTTCTCGAAGTTGACCATCGTCGTTGGCGCCGGAGCCGTCATGCTGCTGGCGACGACCGCGATTGCATTCGCACCGTCACCGGCTGTCGTCTATGTCGCGATCGTGCCGTTGGCGATTGGCTTCGCTATCGGATACCCGTGCCTGCTCAGCCTCTATTCGGCCAGTGTCGACGCCAGCGAACAGGGCTGGGTGATGGGCGTGCAGACGGCGCTGTGGACGCTGGGCGCGGGCCTGACATCCCTGATCGGCGGTGAACTGACCGCCATCGACATTCGATCGCCATTCTTTCTCGCGATGGGATCAGGGCTTCTGTCTTTGATTTTGATTGCCCTTGTCTGGCGGACGCCGGCCGTGAGAGCGGTCCTGCGGCCGGAGCAGGGCGGTTCATGA
- a CDS encoding N-acetyltransferase yields the protein MIIRPATESDKAAIATVHAASWREAYRDILPAAYLGNDVGNDLATQWHDRVVTKDDVVLVLEDPDIVGFIAVWCEPDPFIDNLHVLPERRSGGLGRQLMAHAASELIERDHASAHLWVLKDNRRARAFYGRIGGQEAETKTKPIFGHDLPHVKIVWTDLTSINAS from the coding sequence ATGATCATACGACCGGCCACAGAATCCGATAAAGCAGCCATCGCGACCGTTCACGCGGCAAGTTGGCGCGAAGCCTATCGCGATATCTTGCCCGCGGCCTATTTGGGCAACGACGTCGGCAATGACCTCGCCACACAGTGGCACGACAGGGTCGTTACCAAGGATGATGTCGTGTTGGTCCTTGAGGACCCGGATATCGTCGGCTTTATCGCGGTGTGGTGTGAGCCCGACCCGTTCATCGACAATCTGCATGTGCTGCCGGAACGCCGCTCAGGCGGCCTTGGTCGGCAGCTCATGGCGCACGCGGCGTCTGAGCTCATCGAACGCGACCATGCGTCCGCCCATCTCTGGGTGCTCAAGGACAACCGGCGCGCACGGGCGTTCTACGGAAGAATTGGCGGCCAGGAAGCCGAAACCAAGACGAAGCCGATCTTTGGCCACGACCTCCCGCACGTGAAGATCGTGTGGACCGATCTGACGAGCATCAACGCCTCCTAG
- a CDS encoding FAD-dependent oxidoreductase: protein MTRDPRYDILFEPVQIGPVTARNRFYQVPHCNGMGRTFPSSMARMRGVKAEGGWAVIATEQIDIHPTADITPATEGRLWSDEDIPYLARMCDAVHEHDSLALIELTHNGKFVTNAYSREVPIFPSHMPVVGTFPVQARAMDKQDIRDYRRWHLDAVKRSKKAGFDIVCCYAAHNLSLAGQFMLRRYNHRTDEYGGSLENRVRLFREITEEAKDAVGDTMGVVARFAVDELRGADGMEWDKEGREIIEMLAELPDLWDVNVAEWHNDSQTSRFSEEGFQEPFIEFVKKVTTKPVVGVGRYTSADRMVSVIKKGIMDMIGAARPSIADPFLPKKIEEGRIEDIRECIGCNVCVSWDMSTAPMRCTQNPTKGEEWRKGWHPERIEPKSTDDTVLIVGAGPAGLEAARALGQRGYDVTLADAADEPGGRVTRESKLPGLSAWARVRDYRTYQLQQMPNVMMYPGSALDAAQIREFGASSVALATGATWRRDGFGRAHQFPIPGTDGANVFTPDDIMAGTTPEGPVLVYDDDHYYMGGLIAEKLRADGADVVLVTPEAKVSAWTDQTLEQTRIQARLMEIGVDIILSHTLRVIGNRDVTLACGYTERERSVPASAVVMVTSREPIDQVYWELVANQEGLADAGITSVRRIGDCYGPATIAAAVYEGHRYARELGAEPMGDIPFRRELTALSADF, encoded by the coding sequence ATGACACGTGACCCCCGCTACGACATTCTTTTCGAGCCGGTCCAGATCGGGCCTGTCACCGCACGCAACCGGTTCTATCAGGTGCCCCATTGCAATGGCATGGGCCGTACCTTTCCCTCCAGCATGGCGCGCATGCGCGGCGTCAAGGCCGAAGGCGGTTGGGCGGTCATTGCGACCGAGCAGATCGATATTCACCCGACGGCGGACATCACCCCGGCAACCGAGGGCCGCCTGTGGTCGGACGAGGACATCCCCTACCTCGCGCGCATGTGCGATGCGGTCCATGAGCATGACTCGCTGGCCCTGATCGAACTGACCCACAACGGCAAGTTCGTCACCAATGCCTATAGCCGCGAGGTGCCGATCTTCCCGAGTCACATGCCGGTCGTCGGCACGTTCCCGGTGCAGGCGCGCGCCATGGACAAGCAGGACATACGCGATTACCGCCGCTGGCACCTGGACGCCGTGAAGCGTTCAAAAAAGGCGGGCTTCGACATCGTCTGCTGCTACGCCGCACACAATCTGTCGCTCGCCGGCCAGTTCATGCTGCGTCGCTACAACCACCGCACCGATGAATACGGTGGCAGCCTGGAGAACCGCGTGCGCCTGTTCCGTGAGATCACCGAGGAAGCAAAGGATGCGGTCGGCGACACCATGGGTGTCGTCGCACGTTTCGCGGTTGATGAACTGCGTGGCGCCGACGGTATGGAATGGGACAAGGAGGGCCGCGAGATCATCGAGATGCTGGCCGAATTGCCCGACCTGTGGGACGTCAACGTTGCCGAGTGGCACAACGATTCGCAGACCAGCCGTTTTTCCGAGGAAGGGTTCCAGGAACCGTTCATCGAGTTCGTTAAGAAGGTGACGACCAAACCGGTCGTCGGCGTCGGACGTTACACATCTGCCGACCGCATGGTCTCCGTCATCAAGAAAGGCATCATGGACATGATCGGCGCGGCGCGCCCGTCGATCGCCGATCCCTTCCTGCCCAAGAAGATCGAAGAAGGGCGCATCGAGGACATTCGCGAGTGCATCGGGTGCAATGTCTGCGTCAGCTGGGACATGTCGACCGCGCCCATGCGCTGCACCCAGAACCCGACGAAGGGCGAGGAATGGCGAAAGGGTTGGCATCCCGAGCGCATCGAGCCGAAGTCGACCGACGATACGGTGTTGATCGTCGGCGCCGGGCCGGCCGGTCTTGAGGCCGCGCGCGCGTTGGGCCAGCGCGGCTATGACGTGACGCTGGCGGATGCCGCGGATGAGCCGGGCGGCCGTGTGACCCGAGAAAGCAAATTGCCGGGATTGAGCGCGTGGGCCCGAGTTCGCGACTACCGGACCTATCAGCTCCAGCAAATGCCCAATGTCATGATGTATCCGGGAAGCGCGTTGGACGCGGCGCAGATCAGGGAGTTCGGCGCATCAAGCGTGGCCTTGGCGACCGGCGCGACGTGGCGTCGCGACGGCTTTGGGCGCGCCCACCAGTTTCCGATTCCCGGCACCGACGGCGCCAACGTTTTCACGCCCGACGACATCATGGCCGGTACCACGCCGGAGGGACCTGTCCTCGTCTACGACGACGACCATTACTACATGGGCGGCCTGATCGCCGAGAAGCTTCGTGCCGATGGTGCCGACGTTGTCCTCGTGACGCCTGAGGCAAAGGTCTCGGCCTGGACCGATCAGACTCTGGAACAGACGCGTATCCAGGCGCGCTTGATGGAGATCGGGGTCGACATCATCCTCAGCCACACCCTGCGCGTCATTGGCAATCGCGATGTCACGCTGGCGTGCGGCTATACCGAGCGTGAACGCTCGGTGCCGGCGTCCGCCGTCGTGATGGTAACGTCGCGAGAGCCGATCGATCAGGTCTATTGGGAGCTGGTGGCCAATCAAGAAGGCTTGGCCGATGCCGGGATTACGTCGGTGCGCCGTATCGGTGACTGCTATGGTCCGGCGACAATCGCGGCGGCGGTCTACGAAGGGCACCGCTATGCCCGTGAACTCGGCGCGGAACCCATGGGCGACATTCCCTTCCGCCGCGAGTTGACCGCGCTATCGGCGGATTTCTGA